A region from the Streptosporangium sp. NBC_01756 genome encodes:
- a CDS encoding ATP-binding protein — METTFVGRHVEIAQVARLMRESRLVTLTGLGGVGKSRLAHRVVEESVAEFPDGLWLVELACLTDPHLLPETVADVMGLADQPARRRAEVLAEWLGPRRSLLVLDTCEHLVEAVASLVDTLLRAAPRLRVLVTGRQPLGAPGEHVYSVPPLPVEDAVALLRERAGLAAPPDGSGGEGGAAELAELCQGLDRIPLAIELAAVQLRTLPPTVLLRRLNDRYHLLTGDGGPVRHGSLRAAMGWSHELCTPAERLLWARLSVFASGFDLEAAEYVCAGGPLPAGQVLEALTGLADKSLLQREEHPTGVRLRMLDTVREFGAEWLSRLGEDSAVRGRHRDHYLRLARRCATEWPGRQVEWYGRIRAERRNLRKVFELCLADPQWSRAGLDLAGTLWFLWVCCGMSREGRHHLETALRADPGPGPERLRALWVCAWVAALQGDLAAARERLDQCRAEDPEGSVTGHVLQVEGMLALLRRDHARAVELLEEAMAWHMAKGGVLSGLLPCHALAALGLLAAGRPAEAVETLSEGQALCEVHGEEWSRAQMEYVFAWAGHVEGEASGALRHARSALASALGFEDLSLSAACVEMIAWAVTEEGDAGGGAWLLGVAQAVRDSLGLPRSGSGIFAPVREQTLTQAVKVLGGAGFDTLFAEGQGSDLGIAVKYALGEKIS; from the coding sequence ATGGAAACTACCTTCGTCGGCCGGCACGTGGAGATCGCACAGGTGGCCCGCCTGATGCGGGAGTCTCGCCTGGTCACGCTCACCGGGCTGGGCGGTGTCGGAAAGTCCCGGCTGGCCCACCGGGTGGTCGAGGAGAGCGTGGCGGAGTTTCCCGACGGTCTCTGGCTGGTCGAGCTCGCCTGCCTGACCGACCCGCACCTCCTCCCGGAGACCGTGGCCGACGTCATGGGCCTGGCCGACCAGCCCGCCCGCCGGCGGGCGGAGGTGCTGGCGGAGTGGCTGGGGCCGCGCAGGTCGCTGCTCGTGCTCGACACCTGCGAGCACCTGGTGGAAGCGGTCGCCTCGCTGGTGGACACCCTGTTGCGCGCCGCGCCCCGCCTCCGGGTGCTGGTCACCGGCCGTCAGCCGCTCGGCGCGCCGGGGGAGCACGTCTACTCCGTGCCGCCGCTCCCGGTCGAGGACGCGGTGGCCCTGCTGCGTGAGCGCGCGGGCCTGGCGGCCCCGCCGGACGGTTCCGGCGGGGAGGGCGGCGCGGCGGAGCTGGCGGAGCTCTGCCAGGGGCTCGACCGCATCCCGCTGGCGATCGAGCTGGCGGCCGTCCAGCTGCGTACCCTGCCGCCCACGGTGCTGCTCCGGCGCCTGAACGACCGCTACCACCTGCTGACCGGAGACGGTGGGCCGGTCAGGCACGGGTCGCTGCGCGCGGCGATGGGCTGGAGCCACGAGTTGTGCACCCCGGCCGAGCGCCTGCTGTGGGCGCGGCTCTCGGTGTTCGCCTCGGGATTCGACCTGGAGGCGGCCGAGTACGTCTGCGCGGGCGGGCCGCTCCCCGCCGGGCAGGTGCTCGAAGCGCTGACCGGGCTGGCCGACAAGTCCCTCCTCCAGCGGGAGGAGCACCCCACCGGTGTACGGCTGCGCATGCTGGACACCGTCCGGGAGTTCGGCGCCGAGTGGCTGTCCCGGCTGGGCGAGGACAGCGCGGTCCGGGGGCGCCACCGTGACCACTATCTCCGGCTGGCCAGGCGGTGCGCCACCGAGTGGCCCGGCAGGCAGGTGGAGTGGTACGGGCGGATCCGTGCCGAGCGGCGCAACCTCCGCAAGGTGTTCGAGCTGTGCCTGGCCGATCCCCAGTGGTCCCGGGCGGGTCTGGACCTCGCGGGGACACTGTGGTTCCTCTGGGTCTGCTGCGGCATGTCGCGTGAGGGCCGCCACCACCTGGAGACGGCGCTGCGGGCGGATCCCGGCCCCGGCCCGGAGCGGCTGCGGGCCCTGTGGGTCTGCGCATGGGTGGCCGCGCTCCAGGGTGACCTCGCCGCCGCGCGCGAACGCCTCGACCAGTGCCGCGCCGAGGATCCCGAAGGGAGCGTCACCGGTCACGTCCTCCAGGTGGAGGGCATGCTCGCCCTCCTGCGGCGGGACCACGCCCGTGCCGTCGAACTGCTGGAGGAGGCCATGGCCTGGCACATGGCCAAGGGCGGTGTGCTGTCCGGGCTGCTGCCCTGCCACGCGCTGGCCGCGCTCGGCCTGCTGGCGGCGGGCCGGCCTGCGGAGGCCGTGGAGACGCTCTCGGAGGGACAGGCGCTCTGCGAGGTCCATGGAGAGGAGTGGAGCCGTGCCCAGATGGAGTACGTCTTCGCTTGGGCCGGGCACGTCGAGGGGGAGGCCTCCGGGGCATTGCGCCACGCCAGGTCGGCCCTCGCCTCGGCGCTCGGATTCGAGGACCTTTCGCTGAGCGCCGCCTGCGTCGAGATGATCGCCTGGGCGGTGACGGAGGAGGGAGACGCGGGCGGCGGGGCATGGCTGCTGGGTGTGGCCCAGGCCGTCAGGGACTCCCTCGGACTGCCGCGCTCCGGCTCGGGAATCTTCGCCCCGGTCCGGGAGCAGACCCTGACCCAGGCCGTGAAGGTGCTCGGCGGTGCAGGATTCGACACCCTCTTCGCTGAGGGGCAGGGCTCTGACCTGGGCATCGCTGTGAAATATGCGCTGGGGGAGAAAATATCGTAA
- a CDS encoding ATP-binding protein — protein MAETRTHRGNVPAETSSLVGRRAELGRIAMLIGRSPLVTLTGVAGVGKTRLAVRTAERHRDPSAGFTDGVWVVELSAQQNGDLLGHEIAAVLGLREQAARPQSEVLADHFADKRLLLVLDTCDHLVDAAAALLGRVLPEAPHVRVLATSRRPLSLPGEQVLPIEPLAAPGPGATGAAVRLFTQRAHALVPGVTLDPVAVARVCRLLDGIPLAIELAVRRLRALSVQQIAERLDDRFALLVGGSRTPLGRHQTLRTAVGWSHELCTAQERLLWARLSVFAGRFDADDARAVCADGWLTGLPLADLVDRSILIAEGSHYRMLDTIRDYGREWLRRLGEEDVLIRRHRDHRDHGRAP, from the coding sequence GTGGCGGAGACGCGGACGCACCGGGGGAATGTCCCGGCGGAGACGAGCAGTCTCGTCGGACGACGGGCGGAGCTCGGCAGGATCGCGATGCTGATCGGCCGGTCACCGCTGGTGACGCTCACGGGAGTGGCCGGCGTGGGCAAGACGCGGCTGGCGGTCAGGACGGCCGAACGGCACCGTGACCCGTCCGCCGGCTTCACGGACGGGGTGTGGGTCGTCGAGCTCTCCGCCCAGCAGAACGGCGACCTGCTCGGTCATGAGATCGCCGCCGTGCTCGGCCTGCGTGAGCAGGCGGCGCGTCCCCAGTCCGAGGTGCTGGCCGACCACTTCGCGGACAAGCGGCTGCTGCTGGTCCTGGACACCTGCGACCACCTGGTCGACGCCGCGGCGGCGCTGCTGGGCCGGGTGCTGCCGGAGGCCCCGCACGTGCGGGTGCTCGCCACCAGCCGCCGTCCCCTCAGTCTGCCCGGGGAACAGGTCCTGCCGATCGAGCCGCTGGCGGCACCCGGTCCCGGCGCCACCGGGGCGGCGGTCCGGCTGTTCACCCAGCGGGCCCACGCGCTGGTGCCCGGGGTCACCCTCGACCCGGTGGCGGTCGCCCGGGTCTGCCGGCTGCTGGACGGCATTCCGCTGGCCATCGAGCTCGCCGTCCGGCGGCTGCGGGCACTGTCGGTGCAGCAGATCGCCGAACGGCTGGACGACCGCTTCGCGCTCCTCGTCGGCGGGAGCCGTACCCCGCTGGGGCGCCACCAGACCCTGCGCACCGCGGTCGGCTGGAGCCATGAGCTCTGCACCGCGCAGGAGCGCCTGCTCTGGGCGCGCCTGTCGGTCTTCGCCGGAAGGTTCGACGCCGACGACGCGAGGGCGGTCTGCGCCGACGGGTGGCTGACCGGTCTTCCACTGGCCGATCTGGTGGACAGGTCCATCCTGATCGCCGAGGGATCGCATTACCGGATGCTCGACACGATCCGCGACTACGGCAGGGAGTGGCTGCGCCGGCTGGGCGAGGAGGACGTCCTGATCCGCCGCCACCGTGACCACCGTGACCACGGCCGTGCTCCGTGA
- a CDS encoding RNA polymerase sigma factor, translated as MRTFTAYAKEPPTDDDEAIARSLAGDLAAYEVLITRYSALAHRTAAMLGAADEAEDVVQEAFVKAYRHLATFRRDAPFRPWLLRIVANETRDLTRSRGRRAELVVKLAEPSTAETEDPQDVAVAVDRRARLLDVVRTLPEREREAVVCRYLLQLSEAETAQVLDLPVGTVKSRTFRGLKRLREEVSRDLA; from the coding sequence ATGCGGACCTTCACGGCGTACGCGAAGGAGCCCCCGACGGACGACGACGAGGCGATCGCCCGTTCCCTGGCGGGCGACCTGGCCGCCTACGAGGTGCTGATCACGCGCTACAGCGCACTCGCGCACCGCACCGCCGCGATGCTCGGCGCCGCCGACGAGGCCGAGGACGTCGTCCAGGAGGCCTTCGTCAAGGCGTATCGCCACCTGGCCACCTTCCGCCGCGACGCGCCGTTCCGCCCCTGGCTGCTGCGGATCGTGGCCAACGAGACCCGCGACCTGACCCGTTCCCGGGGCCGCCGGGCCGAACTGGTCGTCAAGCTGGCCGAGCCTTCTACCGCCGAGACGGAGGACCCACAGGACGTGGCCGTCGCCGTCGACCGTCGCGCCCGGCTCCTCGACGTGGTGCGTACGCTTCCCGAGCGGGAACGCGAGGCCGTCGTCTGCCGATACCTCCTCCAACTGTCGGAGGCCGAGACCGCCCAGGTGCTCGACCTCCCGGTCGGCACCGTCAAGTCGCGGACCTTCCGCGGCCTGAAGCGCCTGCGTGAGGAGGTGAGCCGTGACCTCGCCTGA
- a CDS encoding adenosine deaminase, with protein sequence MEMPRPLSELPKAHLHLHFTGSMRHSTLIELAQEQGLHLPDALKEDWPPRLRATDERGWFRFQRLYDIARTVLRREDDVYRLVREAAEDEAAEGSRWLEIQVDPSGFAHRFGGLTPTLELMLDAVHRAAAHAGIGIAVVVAANRTRHPMDAKTLARLAAQYMDQGVVGFGLSNDERRGRARDFDGAFRLAKRAGLLAVPHGGELLGADSVAECVDVLGADRLGHGVRAAESPRLMERLADRQIACEVCPTSNIGLGVAERAEDVPLRRLFDAGVPIALGADDPLLFGARLLPQYELARQVYGFRDAELAELARQSIRVSAAPEQVREGLLKEIDDWLASAD encoded by the coding sequence ATGGAAATGCCCCGTCCCCTCAGCGAACTGCCCAAGGCTCATCTGCATCTGCACTTCACCGGCTCGATGCGGCATTCCACCCTGATCGAGCTCGCCCAGGAGCAGGGCCTGCATCTGCCGGACGCGCTGAAGGAGGACTGGCCGCCCAGGCTGCGGGCGACCGACGAGCGGGGCTGGTTCCGGTTCCAGCGGCTGTACGACATCGCCCGGACGGTCCTGCGCCGGGAGGACGACGTCTACCGGCTGGTGCGCGAGGCTGCCGAGGACGAGGCGGCGGAGGGGTCGCGCTGGCTGGAGATCCAGGTGGACCCGTCCGGCTTCGCCCACCGGTTCGGCGGCCTCACCCCCACCCTGGAGCTGATGCTCGACGCCGTGCACCGGGCCGCCGCTCACGCGGGGATAGGGATCGCGGTCGTGGTGGCCGCCAACCGGACCCGGCATCCGATGGACGCCAAGACGCTGGCCCGCCTCGCCGCTCAGTACATGGACCAGGGTGTGGTCGGGTTCGGGCTCTCCAACGACGAGCGCCGTGGCCGGGCCCGGGACTTCGACGGGGCGTTCCGGCTCGCCAAGCGGGCCGGGCTGCTGGCCGTACCGCATGGCGGGGAGCTGCTGGGTGCCGACAGCGTGGCCGAGTGCGTGGACGTGCTGGGTGCCGACCGGCTGGGGCACGGTGTGCGGGCGGCCGAGTCGCCGCGGCTGATGGAGCGCCTGGCCGACCGGCAGATCGCGTGCGAGGTCTGCCCCACCTCCAACATCGGTCTCGGCGTGGCCGAGCGGGCCGAGGACGTGCCGCTGCGACGGCTGTTCGACGCCGGGGTGCCGATCGCGCTGGGCGCCGACGACCCGTTGCTGTTCGGGGCGCGGTTGCTGCCGCAGTACGAGCTGGCCAGGCAGGTGTACGGCTTCCGCGACGCGGAGCTGGCCGAGCTGGCCCGGCAGTCGATCCGGGTGTCGGCGGCCCCGGAGCAGGTGCGCGAGGGCCTGCTCAAGGAGATCGACGACTGGCTGGCGTCAGCGGACTGA
- a CDS encoding ATP-binding protein, whose protein sequence is MRADVFVGREKELTEVSALLGKTRHVTLTGTAGVGKTRLALHLVRTLENESSADVHVVDLADAPGDLVSLAETVVGAIGVRGRPGVPAPQSLVEALAPRRTLIVLDTCDRVIGAVAALVEELRAVADLRILATSRQRLGLSDEHLYPVGALPPADAVYLLTALADRRLDDMDPAELCDRLGNLPLAIELAAASPDPGTADVFTATSGTWRHSSMRAAHGWSHELCDPKERLLWARASVFSGTFDMEAVKEVCVAEGLTADEVSDTMIGLLDKSVIAGEDGQCGRRYRLPATAREFGAVWLDLLGETGEMRRRHRDHFLSLSGRAEIGWQCEQLDWYRRLVLECANVRQAIDYCYARPDERRKGLELVGNLWFLWACCGMHVPGDNLLQRGLDLERTPGPERTKALWVHAWVSIQRGDLERAERTLAECVAEDPEEHATAYVSQFQAHLAVLRGDVGAALHLIKQARERHRSAGNVFPGFLPTYTVVATAMMLSGSLQQAVSVLREGRELCASCGDRWTLIRLDLLLAQAEHLLGDTDVATASVRDSLRGARLFGDTFSLLEGLEVAAVAAEATEDDALAALLLGAADAARTDTGVPPTRSPILTSLLRMAELRLRGRLGRARFDGLTERGSATDLRSAVEHALQGTVL, encoded by the coding sequence ATGAGAGCGGATGTCTTCGTCGGCAGAGAAAAGGAGCTGACCGAGGTCTCCGCCCTGCTTGGAAAGACCCGTCACGTCACGCTGACCGGCACCGCCGGGGTCGGCAAGACCCGCCTGGCGCTGCACCTGGTCCGGACCCTCGAAAACGAGTCTTCCGCGGACGTCCACGTCGTCGACCTGGCCGACGCCCCCGGAGATCTCGTCTCCCTCGCCGAGACGGTCGTCGGCGCGATCGGCGTGCGCGGGCGGCCCGGCGTGCCCGCGCCGCAGAGCCTGGTCGAGGCGCTGGCCCCACGCCGGACCCTGATCGTCCTGGACACCTGCGACCGTGTCATCGGCGCGGTGGCCGCCCTGGTCGAGGAGCTGCGGGCCGTCGCCGATCTGCGGATCCTGGCCACCAGCAGGCAGCGGCTGGGCCTTTCCGACGAGCACCTCTACCCGGTCGGAGCCCTCCCGCCCGCCGACGCCGTCTATCTGCTCACCGCCCTCGCCGACAGAAGACTCGACGACATGGACCCGGCGGAACTGTGCGATCGGCTCGGCAACCTGCCCCTGGCGATCGAACTCGCCGCCGCCAGCCCCGATCCGGGCACCGCCGACGTGTTCACGGCCACCTCCGGCACCTGGCGGCACAGCTCCATGCGGGCAGCCCATGGCTGGAGCCACGAGCTGTGCGACCCGAAGGAGCGTCTCCTGTGGGCCAGGGCGTCGGTCTTCTCCGGCACGTTCGACATGGAAGCCGTCAAGGAGGTCTGCGTCGCGGAGGGGCTCACCGCCGACGAGGTCTCCGACACCATGATCGGCCTGCTCGACAAGTCCGTCATCGCCGGTGAGGACGGACAGTGCGGCCGCCGCTACCGCCTGCCGGCCACCGCACGCGAGTTCGGCGCGGTCTGGCTGGACCTCCTCGGCGAGACCGGCGAGATGCGGCGGCGCCATCGCGACCACTTCCTCAGCCTGTCCGGCCGCGCCGAGATCGGCTGGCAGTGTGAGCAGCTCGACTGGTACCGCAGGCTGGTGCTCGAATGCGCCAACGTCCGCCAGGCCATCGACTACTGCTACGCCAGACCCGACGAGCGCCGCAAGGGCCTCGAACTGGTCGGCAACCTGTGGTTCCTGTGGGCCTGCTGCGGCATGCACGTCCCCGGCGACAACCTGCTCCAGCGCGGCCTGGACCTGGAACGCACCCCCGGCCCCGAGCGGACCAAGGCCCTCTGGGTGCACGCCTGGGTGTCCATCCAGCGCGGTGACCTCGAACGCGCGGAGCGCACCCTCGCCGAGTGCGTCGCCGAAGACCCCGAGGAACACGCGACCGCCTACGTCAGCCAGTTCCAGGCCCACCTGGCGGTCCTGAGGGGAGATGTGGGCGCGGCGCTGCACCTCATCAAACAGGCCAGGGAACGGCACCGCTCGGCCGGCAACGTCTTCCCCGGCTTCCTGCCCACCTACACGGTCGTGGCCACCGCCATGATGCTCTCGGGCAGCCTCCAGCAGGCCGTGTCGGTCCTGCGCGAGGGCCGCGAACTCTGCGCCTCCTGCGGCGACCGGTGGACCCTCATCCGGCTGGACCTCCTCCTGGCCCAGGCCGAGCACCTGCTCGGCGACACCGACGTGGCCACGGCGTCCGTCCGCGACTCCCTCCGCGGCGCCCGGCTGTTCGGCGACACCTTCTCCCTGCTGGAGGGCCTGGAGGTGGCCGCCGTCGCCGCCGAGGCCACCGAGGACGACGCGCTCGCCGCCCTGCTGCTCGGCGCGGCCGACGCCGCCCGGACCGACACCGGGGTGCCGCCCACCCGCTCGCCCATCCTCACAAGCCTGCTGCGCATGGCCGAGCTGAGACTGCGGGGCCGCCTGGGCCGGGCGAGGTTCGACGGGCTGACCGAACGGGGGTCCGCCACCGACCTGCGATCGGCCGTGGAACACGCGCTCCAGGGCACCGTCCTCTGA
- a CDS encoding pyridoxal phosphate-dependent aminotransferase, with protein sequence MTRPRISARISAISESATLAVDAKAKAMKAAGRPVIGFGAGEPDFPTPGYIVEAAVEACRNPRFHKYTPAGGLPELKQAIADKTLRDSGYQVDAAQVLVTNGGKQAVYEAFATLLDPGDEVLVVAPYWTTYPEAIKLAGGVQVDVVTDETTGYLVGVEQLEAARTDRTKVLLFVSPSNPTGAVYTPEQVVEIGRWAAEHDLWVVTDEIYEHLTYGDATFASIATVVPELGDRVVVLNGVAKTYAMTGWRVGWLIGPKDVVKAATNLQSHATSNVSNVAQAAALAAVSGDLSAVAEMREAFDRRRQTMVRMLNEIPGVLCPEPKGAFYAYPSVKELLGKDFGGRRPQTSAELAELILEEAEVALVPGEAFGTPGYFRLSYALGDSDLVEGVGRVAKLLGDAR encoded by the coding sequence ATGACCCGTCCTCGTATCTCCGCGCGTATCTCCGCGATCTCCGAGTCCGCCACGCTCGCCGTGGACGCCAAGGCCAAGGCGATGAAGGCGGCGGGCCGCCCGGTCATCGGCTTCGGCGCCGGCGAGCCGGACTTCCCGACTCCCGGCTACATCGTCGAGGCGGCGGTCGAGGCGTGCCGCAACCCCAGGTTCCACAAGTACACCCCGGCCGGCGGCCTCCCGGAGCTGAAGCAGGCCATCGCCGACAAGACGCTCCGCGACTCCGGCTACCAGGTCGACGCCGCCCAGGTGCTGGTCACCAACGGTGGCAAGCAGGCCGTCTACGAGGCGTTCGCCACGCTGCTCGACCCGGGCGACGAGGTCCTGGTCGTCGCCCCCTACTGGACGACCTATCCCGAGGCGATCAAGCTGGCCGGCGGCGTCCAGGTCGACGTCGTGACCGACGAGACCACCGGCTACCTCGTCGGCGTCGAGCAGCTCGAGGCGGCCCGCACCGACCGCACCAAGGTCCTGCTGTTCGTCTCGCCGTCCAACCCGACCGGCGCGGTCTACACCCCCGAGCAGGTCGTGGAGATCGGCCGCTGGGCCGCCGAGCACGACCTGTGGGTCGTCACGGACGAGATCTACGAGCACCTCACGTACGGCGACGCGACCTTCGCGAGCATCGCCACCGTCGTCCCCGAGCTGGGCGACAGGGTCGTGGTCCTCAACGGCGTCGCCAAGACCTACGCCATGACCGGCTGGCGGGTGGGCTGGCTGATCGGCCCGAAGGACGTGGTCAAGGCCGCGACCAACCTGCAGTCGCACGCCACCTCCAACGTCTCCAACGTCGCCCAGGCGGCGGCCCTGGCCGCCGTCAGCGGCGACCTGTCGGCCGTGGCGGAGATGCGTGAGGCCTTCGACCGCCGCCGCCAGACCATGGTGCGCATGCTGAACGAGATCCCGGGCGTGTTGTGCCCCGAGCCCAAGGGCGCGTTCTACGCCTACCCCTCGGTCAAGGAACTGCTGGGCAAGGACTTCGGCGGACGCCGCCCGCAGACCTCCGCCGAGCTGGCCGAGCTCATCCTGGAGGAGGCCGAGGTCGCCCTCGTCCCCGGCGAGGCCTTCGGCACCCCGGGCTACTTCCGCCTCTCTTACGCCCTGGGCGACTCGGACCTCGTCGAGGGTGTCGGCCGGGTGGCCAAGCTCCTGGGCGACGCCCGCTAG
- the secE gene encoding preprotein translocase subunit SecE, with protein sequence MAIDTRGETADKPSGEKKAKRTSPALFYRQVVAELRKVIWPTRKDLISYTTIVLIFVLIMVGIVAGLDAVLTEGVLRIFGGA encoded by the coding sequence GTGGCGATCGACACGCGCGGCGAAACCGCAGACAAGCCGAGCGGTGAGAAGAAGGCCAAGCGCACTTCTCCCGCCCTCTTCTATCGACAGGTTGTCGCTGAGCTGCGCAAGGTCATCTGGCCTACGCGCAAGGATCTTATCTCCTACACCACCATCGTCTTGATCTTCGTTCTGATCATGGTCGGGATCGTGGCCGGGCTCGACGCGGTGCTCACCGAGGGCGTGCTGCGGATCTTCGGCGGAGCCTGA